One Candidatus Dadabacteria bacterium genomic window, AAACCCCGCCGCCCGTTTTGTTGCCGCCTCGCTGATGATCTTTGCGCCAATCTTCTTTGCCAACATAGTGTTCAGTTCAATTTTCAGGGGGCAGAAGGTTCACGAGGTTTATTTCGGCTGGAATCTGGTGGGCGCGGTGGCGGGGGGAGTGCTTGAATACTCAAGCATGCTGCTCGGTTATCAGGCGCTTGCGCTGATAGTGCTGGTTCTGTATGCGGGGGTGTTCGGGCTTTACTATTTGAGGGTGGCCGGAAGTCTGCGGAGGCAGGCGGGGGCTTAGCGTTTCAGCCGCCCGGCTCAAACACATCAATTTCGGTTTTCTCTTCCAGCAGCCCCTTTTCAAACGCCTTTTTATACAAAAGGTCAATCGCCGCCCTGCCTTTTTCGCCCAGATTTCTTGTGTATTCGTTCACGTACATCAGCACAAACCTTTCCGCTTTTTCCCTCTCTATCCCCCGCGAGAAACGCATTGCGTATTCCATCGCCTCATCTTTGTGGGACAGGGCGTAGTCAACGCTTTCCCGGTGCATTCGCAGGGCTTCCGCCGCAACTTCCGGCGGGATGTCTCTTCTGATTGCGTTCAACCCCAGAGGGAGGGGCAGGGAGGTCTCCTCTTCCCACAGCGCGCCGATGTCCGCCACAAGAACAAGCCCCTCGTCCGGGTATGTAACCTGCCCCTCGTGTATCAGAAGGGCGCAGTCGGTTTTGCCGGATTTGACCGCCTCCGTTACGGCGTCAAACGGCATTTCCACCGGTTCAAAGCCCTCCGCGTAAAGGCGGAGCAGCAGATATGCGGTCGTCAGTTCGCCGGGGACGGCCACGGTTTTGCCTTTGAGCGAGCCCGTCCGCCCGCGGGACACCACCACGGGGCCGTAACCCATGCCCATGCTCGCGCCGCACGGGAGGATTTGGTAGAGACGCCCGACATTCGGATAGTTGCGGGCGGACAGGGCGGTCAGTTCAAGTTCGCCTTTGAGGGCTCTCCTGTTTAGTGACTGTATGTCTTCAATCACATGGACAAACTCCACAATGCCGGAACTGACTTTGCCCTCGGACATTGCGTAAAACATAAAGGCGTCATCGGCGTCGGGGCTGTGGCCGAGGCGCATGGAAGGCTTTTTCATCGTGTTTTCTCCGGCGTATAAAAGGCGATGTCCGGCTCACCGCCCGCTCCCCTGAGTTTGCCGAGAAGCCGCCCGAACTCAAGCAGCCCGCGAATCTCCTCATCGCCGAGGCCGTATTTTATCTTGTTCTCAAGGTAGTCGCGGCACACATTCGCCGGAATTCCGAGCGCGGGGCTTTCCCGCTCCGCTATTTCCGGAAGCATGCGCATTCCCCTGTCCCTTGCGGCGGGCAGGGCGGCCGCCGCCTCTCCGGGGTCAACCCCCTCCCGCGCGGCAAAAACGGCATATACAAAAGGCAGCCCCGTCTGCTTTGTCCACTCCTCTCCCATGTCAAACACAAGGGGAAAACCGGCGGGCGGGGAAAGGCGGAGTTCAAGGCCGACGTTTCCAATCACCAGCCCCGCGTCAACGCCGGTGAAAAAGTCCCGCCCCCTTTTGCGCGTCTCATACCGGGGCTTTGCCCCGCAAAATGTTTCAAGGATGATCTTCAGCATCGCGGCGGAACTGCTTGAGTCGGAATCCAGCGCAACGGACGCCACTTTTTCCGGCGGCTTGCTTGAAAACAGCGCGACACTGCCCACTTCTCCGTTTGACGCTATGCACGGGTCTCTCAAAACCGTAAGGCCGGGCGCGGCGAATATGTCCGCGGACGGCAGCAGGGATATGTCAAGAGCGCCGCCCTTCATAAGCGGCAGAAGCGCGGAGGGCGGATGTTCCGAGACCGGGAAACCTTTGAGGGACGCGACCAGCGGCTTTGTGTTGAGGAAAGGCGGAACCCCTATTTTTGCGGCTTCTTCCGGCATTGCCTAAAGCCGCTCTCCGCCCCGCCAGCGCGAGGGGACGAAGATTTTTTTGAAGGCGTCCGCCGCGTAAAAGTCCGTCATTCCCGCCACAAAATCGCACACCGCCCTCTCATGGCCGTCTTCCTTCCTTGCGGGTTTGACGCCCCACTCCCTTGCCTCTTTTTTGTTGTCGCAAAAGTATTGGTAGAGGGTCTCAACCATTTTCCCCGCGCGCTCCGCCTCGCGGCTCACCTCGTCCGTAAGATACACCTTGTTGAAGAGGTATTCCCGTATTTCAACCATCGCCTGCTCAAATTCCGGGCTGATGGAGATTCTTTCGTATCCGCATTTCTCAGTCTGCTCAACGATGTCGCGCACCGTTCTGTCAAGCCGCTGGGAAGCGGTTTTGCCGAGCGTTTTGACGCACTCGCGCGGCAGGTCGTCCTGAGAGATGATGCCGGAGCGTACGGAGTCGTCTATGTCGTGGTTGGCATACGCGATGAGGTCTGACACCCGGACGGACTGCCCCTCAAGCGTCTGCGGCGCGAACTTTCCGCCGTCAATCGGCCCGCGCCCCTTTGAGTGCCGGGCGATTCCG contains:
- a CDS encoding deoxyguanosinetriphosphate triphosphohydrolase produces the protein MTAGKKTVRERFQEKEKQFLSPFAVLSSQTKGRKRKERECPIRTPFQRDRDRIVHSKAFRRMKHKTQVFLSPTNDHYRTRLTHVLEVLQIARTIARALALNEDLAEAIAMGHDLGHTPFGHTGERALNHVFPGGFSHVKHSVRVVELLENGGKGLNLTREVLDGIARHSKGRGPIDGGKFAPQTLEGQSVRVSDLIAYANHDIDDSVRSGIISQDDLPRECVKTLGKTASQRLDRTVRDIVEQTEKCGYERISISPEFEQAMVEIREYLFNKVYLTDEVSREAERAGKMVETLYQYFCDNKKEAREWGVKPARKEDGHERAVCDFVAGMTDFYAADAFKKIFVPSRWRGGERL
- a CDS encoding ABC transporter substrate-binding protein, which produces MKKPSMRLGHSPDADDAFMFYAMSEGKVSSGIVEFVHVIEDIQSLNRRALKGELELTALSARNYPNVGRLYQILPCGASMGMGYGPVVVSRGRTGSLKGKTVAVPGELTTAYLLLRLYAEGFEPVEMPFDAVTEAVKSGKTDCALLIHEGQVTYPDEGLVLVADIGALWEEETSLPLPLGLNAIRRDIPPEVAAEALRMHRESVDYALSHKDEAMEYAMRFSRGIEREKAERFVLMYVNEYTRNLGEKGRAAIDLLYKKAFEKGLLEEKTEIDVFEPGG
- a CDS encoding menaquinone biosynthesis protein; this translates as MPEEAAKIGVPPFLNTKPLVASLKGFPVSEHPPSALLPLMKGGALDISLLPSADIFAAPGLTVLRDPCIASNGEVGSVALFSSKPPEKVASVALDSDSSSSAAMLKIILETFCGAKPRYETRKRGRDFFTGVDAGLVIGNVGLELRLSPPAGFPLVFDMGEEWTKQTGLPFVYAVFAAREGVDPGEAAAALPAARDRGMRMLPEIAERESPALGIPANVCRDYLENKIKYGLGDEEIRGLLEFGRLLGKLRGAGGEPDIAFYTPEKTR